The Planctellipticum variicoloris DNA window CGCGAACGTGAATACGACGCAGAACGAGAACGGAGAATCGAAGCCGTTTCAGCGACGGATGGCGATCATGGAGACGGAAGGCTCGGCCCGGTACGCGACCGGCGGAGTCGGCGTGCAGGCGAAGGTGGAAATCGACGAAACGTCTCCCGCGCGGATTCAGCACCAGCCGGGTCACCCGCACGCGGACGCCGAGGGAAACGTGCATTATCCGAACGTCGACGTGGTCACGGAGTTCGTCAACGCCATCGAGGCGAGCCGGGCCTACGAGGCCAACATCGCGGCGATGGATATCACGAAGCAGATGTTTCAAGGGACGTTCAAGATTCTGGGTTGATGAATGGTCAGCGGCCGGTTTCGGGGTGCTCAGGGTAAGCGAATAGGGAGCAGGGAATAGCGAGTAGCCTGAAAAGAGCAATATCGACGCGACTTCTTCTGGCTACTCCCTATTCGCTATTCCCTATTCGCTCTCCCACAGCACCCGCGACGGGGCTGTGAGAGAGTGGTCGTCGTCGTTCCGGGAACTTCGATGAGAGTTGAGGACGGATCATGATTTCGCCGCTGTCGCTGACGTCCGGAGTCCCGGGGCTGCAGATGCCCCAGGGGCTGCCGTCGGCGGGGACGCCGCCGTCCGCAAGTTTCCAGGAGACGCTGCTGCAGTCCTGGCAGCAGATGCAGGGCGTGCAGGGCGACGCTCAGCAGGCGATCCAGGCGGCTCTGAGCAGCGACGATCCGGCTCTGGTGGAAACGTTCACGGCGGTGCGGGAATCGGATCTCGCGCTGCGGCTGATGATCCAGATCCGAAACAAGCTGCTCGACGCCTACCAGGAAATCCAGAATCTGCGCATGTAATTCGCCGTGCTAGAAGTCCCGCTGACTGCGACCCCGGCCTTTGAGAATCGATATCGCCCATGGACGTGCTGAACCGCATCGCCCGCCAGTTTCAGGAGCTGTTTTCCCGCATGACGCCGAGTCAGCGCGGGACGCTCATCGTCGTGCCCCTGCTGGTGGTCGCGGCGTTCGCCATGCTGCTGTGGTCTCAGCCGGGGGCTTCGTACACGGCGCTGTCGTGGGGCAAGGTCTTCTCGACCGACGAGCTGATGAAGACGGAGCAGGCCCTGATCGAAGCCAATCTGACGGGCTTCCGGCGGGAAGGTCAGCGGATCATGGTTCCGGCCGGCGAAGCCGACCGCTACAACGCGGCGCTGCTCGAGTTCGACGCCATGCCGGCGGACATGGGGGCGGAACTGCTGAGAAAGTTCGAGAACCTCGGACCGTTCAGCACCGACCGTCAGCGTCAGGATATGAAGGAAGCGCTGCTGCTGCAGGAACTGCAGCGGATGATCATGGCCGTCCCCGATATCGAACACGCGCGGGTCGGAATCGCCAATTCGGGCCGCCCGAACAGTTGGAGCCGGAAGAACCACGTCACGGCGAACGTAACGGTCCGACCGCGCGCCGGTCGGGAGCTGTCACAGCGGCTGGTGACGTCGCTGCGGGCGGCGGTGTCGAGCATGGTCCCCGACCTGAAGCCGTCGGACGTGACGATTTTCGACGTCGTCAACGCCGTCAGCTATACGGGCGAATCCACCGACGATCCATTCAACAGCGGCCCGGTCAATCGGATCCGCGAACTGACCCGCCAGTACGAGCAGCAGATTCAGAAAGATCTGTCGTACATCCCGGGCGTCGGAGTGACGGTTCATGTCGATGTCGACAATCTGAAATCGTCGGTCACCCGCAGTCAGGTCGTGGATCCGAAGAAGTCCGCGGACGTCTATTCGAGCGAGTTCAGCACCACCGACAACGTCCAGCAGCGCCCGCCGAAGGGCGAAGCCGGTCTCCGGGCGAATCAGCCGGGGGCGCTGGCGGCAGCGGCCGCGCCGGAGCGAACCCGGCAGTTGAACGAATCGGGAACGAACGCCATTCGCGGCGTCTCGTTCGAGGTCACCGAGAAGGCGCTGATTGCGGCCATGCCGAAGGCGGTTCAGGTCAGCGTGAAGATTCCGCGGGACTACTACCGGGAGATCGCCGATCAGCGGACCGCGGCGGGGGAAAAAGATCCCGCCCGGACCGACGCGATGCAGATCGAACAGGATGTGCTGGCGAACGTCCAGAAATCGGTGGCGCGGCTGATCCCCACGGGATCGCCGGTCGACGCGATTACGGTGACTTCGTTCGAGCGCGTTGAGGCCAATGCGGCGGATACGCCGATCGTCTGGAGCATCCGGATCACCGAACTGGTCCGGCAGTGGGGCGGCCCGGCAGGAATGGTGCTGCTGGCGCTGGCCGCCCTGGTGATCCTGCGGCGGCAAATGAAGTCGCTCCCTGCGGAAGCGTCGTCGATGGCCAGCGCCGCCGGTCTGTCGGCGGGCCAGACGATTCCGGGAATGCCCGGCGCGGTGACGGCCCCGGCGACCATGGAGGAAATCGTCCTGAAGGACATGCCCAAGCGCGAGCTGATTCAGAATCTGGCGCGGGACAACCCCGAGATGACGGCGAACGTGATCGGGAAATGGCTGCAGGCCGCCAAGTAGGCGACGGAAAGACCGACGATGGATGGAGTCCGCAAAGCCGCCGTGTTTCTGTTGAGCCTGGAAAAACCAGTCGCCGCGGAGGTGCTCAGTCAGCTCCCGCGCGACCAGGTCGAGCGCGTCATGCTGGAGATCGCGAAAATGGACGACGTGTCCCGCGATCAGCTCGAAGGGGTCCTGGACGAGTTCCGGGATACGATGCTCGAACAGGTTCCGATGGAGCGCGGCGGGCTCGACCTCGCCAACGAACTGCTGGAGCAGTCGCTGGGAAAGGAAGGAGCCGGGGCGATCCTCGAGAACGTCC harbors:
- the flgC gene encoding flagellar basal body rod protein FlgC codes for the protein MFRTLNISASGMVAQRLRIDTIAGNIANVNTTQNENGESKPFQRRMAIMETEGSARYATGGVGVQAKVEIDETSPARIQHQPGHPHADAEGNVHYPNVDVVTEFVNAIEASRAYEANIAAMDITKQMFQGTFKILG
- a CDS encoding flagellar hook-basal body complex protein FliE gives rise to the protein MISPLSLTSGVPGLQMPQGLPSAGTPPSASFQETLLQSWQQMQGVQGDAQQAIQAALSSDDPALVETFTAVRESDLALRLMIQIRNKLLDAYQEIQNLRM